The Muricauda sp. SCSIO 65647 genome includes a region encoding these proteins:
- a CDS encoding HlyD family secretion protein, protein MSHIFPKEIVEFTSQAYIPKNKVKSRAIYTIILTFFILALFSLPFLTVKIFSSARGAIRPDTERTTIVSINSGKVLFSKLVNNRYVQRGEVLLRLENHALDDKIALTEYETQNLSAQINDLYHLINDKGILVSRITSGKYQKEWLWYQEELNEHLARIKKLKVDHQRNSILLQKGVIAKAEYDNVKLDYDLALNSLNQLKKRQLNTWQATLTELENSLSTTKSKKSQLQKTKKEYTIAAPMSGTLVNVLGIQQGSVVSSGVALGEISPDSHLLADCYVSPVDIGLIKKEKPVNFQLDAYNYNQWGLATGQIIEISEDVELIDDQPVFRVRCKINEKYLELRNGAKGKIKKGMTFNARFELTERTLYQLLYDEVDDWVNPSRKELQQTDLSL, encoded by the coding sequence ATGTCGCATATTTTTCCAAAAGAAATTGTTGAGTTCACTTCGCAGGCATACATCCCAAAAAATAAGGTCAAAAGCAGGGCCATCTATACCATCATTTTGACTTTCTTCATCTTGGCACTTTTTTCACTGCCTTTTTTGACTGTTAAAATATTTTCCTCGGCACGGGGCGCCATAAGACCCGATACGGAACGAACGACCATTGTAAGCATCAATTCTGGCAAGGTGCTTTTTTCAAAGTTGGTCAATAATAGATACGTTCAAAGAGGTGAAGTGCTTCTTAGGCTTGAAAACCACGCGCTCGATGACAAGATTGCATTGACCGAATATGAGACACAAAATCTTTCTGCCCAAATAAATGACCTCTACCATTTGATCAACGATAAAGGTATTCTTGTTTCACGAATAACATCGGGTAAATACCAAAAAGAGTGGCTATGGTATCAAGAAGAGTTAAATGAACATTTGGCGCGGATCAAAAAATTAAAAGTTGACCACCAAAGAAACAGCATATTGTTACAAAAGGGAGTCATCGCCAAGGCCGAATATGACAATGTCAAATTAGATTATGATTTAGCCCTGAATTCACTGAACCAGTTAAAGAAAAGGCAACTGAACACTTGGCAGGCCACCTTGACAGAATTGGAGAACAGCCTGAGTACTACAAAGAGCAAAAAATCCCAGCTCCAAAAAACCAAAAAAGAATATACGATTGCCGCGCCCATGAGCGGCACTTTGGTCAATGTCTTGGGTATTCAACAAGGGAGTGTGGTATCATCGGGTGTTGCATTGGGTGAGATTTCACCAGACTCCCATTTATTGGCAGACTGCTATGTAAGCCCGGTTGACATAGGGCTCATCAAAAAAGAAAAACCTGTCAATTTTCAGCTCGATGCCTACAACTATAACCAATGGGGGCTGGCCACAGGGCAAATCATCGAAATATCTGAAGATGTTGAACTTATCGATGACCAACCCGTATTCAGGGTCAGGTGCAAAATCAATGAAAAATATCTTGAGTTACGAAATGGGGCGAAAGGCAAGATTAAAAAAGGTATGACCTTCAACGCCCGTTTTGAGTTGACCGAACGCACGCTTTATCAGTTATTGTACGATGAAGTAGACGATTGGGTGAACCCGTCAAGAAAAGAATTGCAGCAAACAGATTTGTCTTTATGA
- a CDS encoding alanine dehydrogenase, protein MDQPSSPFSKQQLLPQEETLEVMKQKGELFIGIPKENLYQEKRICLTPDAINAITAHGHRVMIESGAGDGANYSDVEYTNAGAEIVRDTKKVFSCPLILKVEPPTLHEVELLNPQTTVISALQIKTQSKEYFEAMAKKRITAIAFEYIRDDDGKYPAVRSLSEIAGISSILIAAELMAATNKGNGLMFGNISGVPPVEVVILGAGTVGEFAARSALGLGGNVKIFDNSITKLRNIQTSLKQTVYTSTIQPKNLLKALKRCDVAIGAVRGKDRSPTIVSSSMVENMKKGAVIIDVSIDMGGCFETSEITTHNKPVIEKFGVLHYGVPNIPARYPRTSSISISNIFTPYLLKLGEDGGLENSLRFDKGLRNGLYMYHGILTNKSVGDWFGLNFSDINFLIF, encoded by the coding sequence ATGGACCAACCTTCCTCGCCATTCAGCAAACAACAATTGTTGCCGCAAGAAGAAACCCTAGAGGTCATGAAGCAAAAGGGAGAGCTTTTTATCGGCATTCCCAAAGAAAACCTGTATCAAGAAAAACGTATCTGCCTGACCCCTGATGCGATCAATGCCATTACCGCCCATGGGCATCGGGTCATGATCGAATCAGGTGCCGGTGATGGGGCCAATTACAGTGACGTAGAGTATACCAATGCCGGGGCAGAAATCGTTCGCGATACCAAAAAAGTATTTTCATGCCCGTTGATTTTAAAGGTTGAGCCCCCTACCCTGCATGAAGTGGAACTGTTGAACCCACAGACGACCGTAATCTCTGCCCTGCAGATAAAGACACAGTCAAAAGAATATTTTGAGGCCATGGCCAAGAAGCGCATCACCGCCATTGCATTCGAGTATATTCGCGATGATGACGGCAAATACCCAGCTGTTCGTTCGCTCAGTGAGATTGCGGGCATCTCTTCCATTCTGATCGCTGCAGAATTGATGGCGGCGACCAATAAGGGCAACGGACTCATGTTCGGCAATATCAGTGGGGTACCGCCCGTGGAAGTGGTCATTTTAGGAGCGGGCACCGTTGGGGAGTTTGCGGCACGCTCTGCCCTGGGGCTCGGGGGCAATGTCAAAATTTTTGATAACTCCATCACCAAATTGCGCAACATACAGACAAGCCTTAAACAGACGGTCTATACTTCTACCATACAGCCCAAAAACCTATTGAAGGCCCTAAAGCGTTGTGATGTGGCCATCGGTGCGGTACGTGGTAAAGACCGTTCGCCCACAATCGTGTCGAGCAGCATGGTCGAGAACATGAAAAAGGGAGCGGTCATCATCGATGTCAGTATCGACATGGGCGGTTGCTTTGAAACCTCTGAAATCACTACGCACAACAAACCTGTCATTGAAAAATTCGGTGTGCTGCACTACGGGGTGCCCAACATACCCGCTCGCTACCCAAGAACATCATCTATTTCAATCAGTAATATTTTTACCCCTTACCTACTGAAGCTCGGTGAGGATGGCGGCCTTGAGAATTCACTACGGTTTGATAAGGGTTTGAGAAACGGACTGTACATGTACCACGGTATTTTGACCAATAAATCTGTGGGTGATTGGTTCGGACTCAATTTTAGCGACATCAATTTTTTAATCTTCTAG
- a CDS encoding peptidase domain-containing ABC transporter has translation MARTTIKQHDITDCGAACLASIATHFDFQIPISRIRQYAGTDKKGTNVYGLIKAAEKMGFEAKGVRGDFESLFKIPKPAIAHVIVKERLHHYVVIYKVTKNHIVVMDPGTGKMEKRSHEAFKREWTGVLVLMLPQEDFKTGNEKISVFKRFWFLLRPHAGVLLQAFIGAIVYTLLGFSTSIYIQKITDHVLVDGNGNLLNLLSIIMVVLLLIQLIIGAFKDVFLIRTGQQIDARLILGYYKHLLKLPQQFFDTMRVGEIISRINDAVKIRNFINGVSLNLTVNVLVIIFSFAIMFTYYWKLALIMCAIIPLYLIIYWITDRLNKKVERRVMEKAADLESQLVESLNAVGTIKRFGLEDFANAKTETRFIRLLKTGYKSALNHVFSGTGSNTIAQLFTIILLWSGSGFVIDRQITPGELLSFYAIIGYFTGPLTSLVGANKEIQNALIASDRLFEIMDLEREETDQKVQLTRKKIGDIRFEKVHFSYGTRVEVFKDFDLTLEKGKITALVGESGSGKSTLISLLQNIYPISSGKITIGDYDLRYLNNESLRNKVAVVPQKIDLFAGNVIENIAVGEFEPDMERILKICTDIGILEFIDSLPNGFNTYLGENGATLSGGQRQRIAIARALYKRPEVLVMDEATSSLDSGAENFVQKAIEQLREQGKTIVLIAHRLSTVVNADRIIVLEEGQVLEEGPHCQLYDKKGTYYKLWQRQLPSFLPIHKPVNQ, from the coding sequence ATGGCAAGGACTACGATTAAACAACATGATATTACCGATTGTGGGGCAGCTTGCCTAGCATCCATTGCTACGCATTTTGATTTTCAGATACCCATTTCGAGAATACGGCAATACGCGGGTACCGATAAAAAGGGAACAAATGTGTACGGTCTCATCAAAGCTGCCGAGAAAATGGGATTTGAGGCAAAAGGGGTCAGAGGTGATTTTGAAAGTCTGTTCAAAATTCCCAAACCGGCTATAGCCCATGTAATTGTCAAAGAGCGCCTACACCATTATGTAGTCATTTATAAAGTGACCAAGAACCATATCGTGGTCATGGATCCTGGAACGGGAAAAATGGAAAAACGTTCGCATGAAGCCTTCAAAAGAGAATGGACAGGAGTGTTGGTGCTTATGTTGCCCCAAGAAGATTTTAAAACGGGCAATGAAAAAATTTCAGTTTTCAAACGCTTTTGGTTTTTGTTGCGGCCCCATGCGGGTGTGTTGTTGCAAGCCTTTATTGGGGCAATTGTCTATACCCTGTTGGGTTTTTCGACCTCGATCTATATTCAAAAAATTACTGATCATGTTTTGGTCGATGGCAATGGCAATCTGTTAAACCTCTTGAGCATCATTATGGTGGTCCTTTTGCTGATACAGTTGATAATAGGTGCTTTCAAAGATGTTTTTCTTATCAGAACAGGACAACAAATCGATGCGCGGTTGATATTGGGCTATTACAAGCACCTATTGAAATTGCCGCAACAATTCTTCGATACAATGCGCGTAGGTGAAATCATCTCAAGAATCAATGATGCGGTCAAGATTCGCAATTTCATCAACGGGGTATCGTTGAACCTGACCGTCAATGTGTTGGTCATCATCTTTTCTTTTGCGATCATGTTTACCTATTATTGGAAGTTGGCCCTTATCATGTGTGCCATCATTCCCCTTTATTTGATTATCTATTGGATTACCGACCGCTTGAACAAAAAGGTTGAGCGCAGGGTCATGGAGAAGGCTGCTGACCTTGAAAGTCAATTGGTCGAATCGTTGAATGCGGTGGGCACCATAAAAAGGTTTGGATTGGAAGACTTTGCCAATGCAAAGACCGAGACAAGGTTCATAAGGCTTTTGAAGACGGGGTACAAATCGGCTTTGAACCATGTGTTTTCAGGTACTGGTTCAAACACTATCGCCCAACTCTTTACCATTATCTTGCTCTGGTCGGGATCTGGTTTTGTTATAGACAGACAGATTACCCCGGGCGAATTATTGTCGTTTTATGCCATCATTGGCTATTTCACCGGGCCATTGACCAGTTTGGTGGGTGCCAACAAAGAAATACAGAATGCCCTTATAGCCTCTGACCGTCTTTTTGAGATTATGGACCTTGAGCGGGAAGAAACCGATCAAAAGGTACAACTGACCAGAAAAAAAATAGGCGATATCAGATTTGAAAAGGTACATTTCAGTTATGGTACAAGGGTCGAGGTGTTCAAAGACTTTGACCTGACCTTAGAGAAAGGGAAGATTACGGCCCTGGTGGGCGAAAGTGGCTCGGGCAAATCAACGCTGATTTCACTTTTACAAAATATCTATCCGATCAGTTCAGGAAAGATAACCATAGGGGATTATGACCTTAGGTACCTTAACAATGAAAGCTTAAGAAACAAGGTGGCAGTGGTGCCGCAAAAAATAGATTTGTTCGCAGGCAACGTTATTGAAAACATCGCTGTTGGCGAATTTGAGCCCGATATGGAGCGCATTCTCAAGATCTGCACTGATATCGGAATTCTAGAGTTCATCGATAGCTTGCCCAATGGCTTTAACACCTATCTGGGTGAGAACGGAGCCACCCTTTCAGGGGGGCAGCGGCAGCGCATCGCCATTGCCCGGGCCTTGTACAAGAGGCCTGAAGTGTTGGTGATGGACGAGGCCACCTCGTCGTTGGACAGTGGCGCCGAGAACTTTGTACAAAAAGCCATCGAACAGTTGCGTGAACAGGGCAAGACCATTGTGTTGATCGCCCATCGGTTGAGCACTGTTGTCAATGCTGATAGAATCATAGTGTTGGAAGAAGGTCAAGTTCTGGAAGAAGGACCACATTGCCAGCTCTACGATAAGAAGGGAACCTATTATAAATTATGGCAGCGGCAATTACCGTCTTTTTTGCCAATACATAAACCTGTCAATCAATAA
- a CDS encoding HTH domain-containing protein, translated as MAKLTQQIAILERIDQLIRLKSTGKPKQLAERLGVSEATVFRMIEIMKEMNAPICYDLTRQSYIYTKMTSFKCGFYVEELDSMTERNLSGGCGFVNMKQLLNF; from the coding sequence ATGGCAAAACTTACCCAACAAATAGCAATTCTAGAACGTATTGACCAATTGATACGCTTAAAGTCCACAGGAAAGCCAAAACAGTTAGCAGAGCGTTTGGGAGTATCAGAGGCTACAGTATTTAGAATGATAGAGATCATGAAAGAAATGAATGCCCCAATATGTTATGATTTGACACGGCAAAGCTATATATATACGAAGATGACCAGTTTTAAATGTGGGTTTTATGTTGAGGAACTGGATTCAATGACCGAAAGAAACCTTTCAGGTGGATGTGGTTTTGTCAATATGAAACAATTGCTGAATTTTTAA
- a CDS encoding DUF4258 domain-containing protein, with protein sequence MAFLKRLGWYLVGLSIGMVFLVFFLKKKTQETGLDFCYLPNCRVLKDLRSKTFTLSEEVESQLLANELDSVALQSFLKDGDIDFKRSDTRSSPCKIYYIAKEVNDTPYTLVVESCEETAMAQGLKKE encoded by the coding sequence ATGGCATTCTTGAAACGTTTGGGATGGTATCTCGTAGGACTTTCCATCGGTATGGTATTTCTCGTTTTCTTTCTAAAGAAAAAAACACAGGAAACCGGTCTAGATTTTTGTTATTTGCCGAATTGCCGTGTGCTCAAAGATTTGCGCTCAAAGACCTTTACCCTTTCTGAAGAAGTCGAATCACAGCTTTTGGCCAATGAATTGGATTCAGTTGCCCTTCAATCTTTTCTAAAGGATGGGGACATTGATTTTAAACGAAGCGATACCCGATCAAGTCCGTGCAAAATCTACTATATAGCCAAAGAGGTCAACGACACTCCATATACCCTTGTGGTGGAAAGTTGCGAAGAAACGGCCATGGCACAAGGGCTGAAAAAAGAATAA
- the tsaE gene encoding tRNA (adenosine(37)-N6)-threonylcarbamoyltransferase complex ATPase subunit type 1 TsaE has product MRKIIYKLGEIHHVADKIVAEPLHKIVCLYGPMGIGKTTLIKAMVKTLGGVDNANSPTFGLVNEYHNSSGDVLAYHFDFYRINDMEEVLDIGFEDYLASGTWVFIEWPEKIEPILPDERTRIFVHFIDEITRGIEF; this is encoded by the coding sequence ATGAGGAAGATAATCTATAAGCTTGGTGAAATTCATCACGTTGCAGATAAAATAGTCGCCGAGCCCTTACATAAAATTGTCTGCCTTTACGGCCCCATGGGCATAGGCAAGACCACGTTGATCAAAGCCATGGTCAAGACCCTGGGAGGTGTTGACAACGCCAACAGCCCAACTTTCGGACTGGTCAACGAATATCACAATAGCTCGGGAGATGTATTGGCCTATCATTTTGATTTTTACCGAATCAATGATATGGAAGAAGTGCTCGATATCGGTTTTGAAGATTACCTCGCATCAGGTACCTGGGTATTTATCGAATGGCCAGAGAAAATTGAGCCTATACTTCCTGACGAACGTACACGAATATTCGTACATTTTATCGATGAAATTACCCGTGGTATCGAGTTTTAG